Part of the Coregonus clupeaformis isolate EN_2021a chromosome 8, ASM2061545v1, whole genome shotgun sequence genome, TTAACTTCACATTCACTTCCTCCTTACAACTTAACCTTTCAGTAAAGGGAAGTATTTTACAATTGTCatgggctgatgtggatgcggttttggagtcaggcgcaggacacagaagcttagtcgaaccgactttaattgtcacaaagacaaatacaaaataacgggcctcaaaacacaggaggcgagcgattacgcaaacggtgcgtaaaacactaaacactagaaaacaataaacatacaccaacggacaggcgttcaacaacacacaactgcaaacaaaaccaaaggaaacgtataggtgacctaatcaatacataatacgaaacaggtgcaccaacaagacaaaaccaaacaaacatagagaacatcaagcggtagcagctagtactccgaggacgacgaacgccgaagcctgcccgaacaaggaggtggagcagtctcggcggaattcgtgacaacaATATCCTGCTGTATCCTACAGTAATGGTTCACACATAGGCCTCTTTGGAGTCTAGTCACATGCAGTAGCGGTGCATcagtaaaatcactggggaagtgttgtgataattgcatagtttgctctataacctgttaattcatatgccttgcgaccatgatatataggcctaaaggccgagacaataagaagaaaGTGGCAGAAtgaattcaaccacacctttattTAATTACAAAACTGGATAGCAACCTCCGTCAGGTGAAGTCCACAacacatattgcatgtaacagacagttacatgacctacagcatggtcaagcaagttagtttccgacattttcagacCACCAAACagctattgatttagaaccacagggagttactgcaagtcgcaaagaaaacaggagctgcctcctctattacagcaccatttcaacttcaacattatcaaatcacctctgcttagtctaatacagtgacatctaaaagataccaaaaacaatttagtccaatcaacataagctaaatatgatgtggctgtccatggttctgatttctgtttgcctgtgtgtatgtgtgtgtgtgcgtgcgtgcgcgttcgtgcaagtaaaaaaatattctgactcaccctacttgtagagaaatgccaatgccatcctcctctcatgttgacgaaacggtctattactctgtcatacagtaaacgcttttattttttgttgtcctaggctacctggctaaaacgctagcctaacttccattcatgggcaacgttagctagttaacattaacattctacatctagctacatattgatcttccatcctctcaggccaggggcacaacaatgtatgaattaatggttggatcagaatcgctatTATAgtcattggccagtacagagaattaagtaaaaccacaagtccaaatccctatttccatccatggctaatttaggaaagggccgattttagctagctggctagctggctaggtagccaccggaggacaaaaacacaacgagatgcaacaattcaagttgtttctgttaaTGAAGATTTGATAGGAGGGacgccaaatccaagctggcttcccttgacactttttttcctcgccaggaccattcacaattgtgctcgctcagtttagctcaacgctgattggctaatcttttatactttttttgtcaagggaggccaaatgctcgatGGCTTCCCTTGcgttcaatgctacgggcggcaacaatgtcatactcgtttggaccagacagcatcagatagatggcctacacgtagagagacagttTCGCTCGCTCATATGCATTCTCCTATGAGATACagtcagcctcttgcgaattaaaggaaaattatgaaacacagagagacgaaagagaaattataaaaaatagaaaatcttAGTAAATGTTTTGGGGatgcctggcttcccttggcatccaggAATACACATCACTGGTCACATGTAGCCATTCTTTAAAACCAGTCGTTAATTGTCTACCACTGCACgcacacagaaagacagagacagacagacacgcacagacgcacacacacatacacacacacaaaaggatCCCCAATAAGCTTCTTAACAAGTCTGTCAAGGTAAGACAGATAAATGCTTTATTTAAAAACACATATGGACCATGCAGATCAAATCAAGGAGAAAGCAATAAAATCAACTAGAAACAAGTGGACttctgttgctcagttggtagagcatggcgcttgcaacgccaggatagtgggtttgaatCCTGGGATCACCCAAACAATCAATGTATGCATGCAAAACTGTAActcgctttggatgaaagtgtctgctaaatggcatatatttatatataagaACATTCAATTGAAATGTGGTTGGCATTTGAATCATGGGTTACACATTTAGTCATTTGgtagacgcacttatccagagcattaatcttaaggtagctaggtaagacaaccacatatcacagtcattgtaAGCAAAACCTTTCCTCAATGGAGCAGCTTTCAGCAAAGTCAGGGCTACTaagaaaagacaagtgcacaagAAAGGCAAGTACATGGTAAGctgtaaaaaatgttttaagcCTGACATGAATATTCAATGGTTAAGACATTAATAATGGTATAACACATCTATACAGTAcattcaacatacagtatatttactaTAGATTATAGTGGCGTTCTATCTAAGTATGGCCCTATTTCTTGGACGTCACTTGGACGTCACTATTCGGCCATGATAGGAATTGTGTTATTTTCAAACAATAAATGCAAACAGTACGCCCTATGTTAATTGTCACACAAGACAAGGAACATAAAGTTAAAGCACTTGCTCAGCAGTTCTGATGAAATCGCCCTTCTTGCTTGgtcatctagtgactaccctctttTTGGGATCCTAAGCCACGTGAAGCTGTTGGGTGACCATATTAACCTGCTGGATGCCTGATGTGGTTCGAGTCTTAACCTCACGAGCCATCTGGCACCAGGCACAGGCGTAGCAGCAACACACCAACCCGACGTCCACACAGGTCGAAccctgagagggggaagagggaatgAGAGATGGGTAGAAAATGAAAGCAGAGAACAAGAACATGTCAACAGGACAGAGTTAAAAGGAGGATAAGGACAGAGGTGGAAAGAAGAATAGGGGGTGTAGAAAAGTTCAGggaagaagaaggagagagaaaaggttGTAGTTAATTCCATATTCAGCGTTATATTTAAAGGGGAATCAAGGCACTAACAACACTAAGAACAACAACATTTCCAAGCACACCAATGATATTTCTTAACATCTCAAAAGTCTGATAGTTTCCAACACCATTTCCCCTCAGAAGGTTAAATGAGAGGTGCTGTGGGAACCACCccctacctgcccctcccccctcttccccctcccaccaccccctccccacctccctctaccctcttTCCCAACCCATCCCACCTACTTTCCCCACCCACCCCATCCCTACCCACTCCCAGGGCTTGTACCTGGATGCCATAGCGTTCTCTCATGGAGGAGCGCATGCAGCAGGAGACAGCCATAAAGGCACATGGGTCCAGCAGGGGCATACAGACACACCAGCCGTAGTGGGAGGCCGTCTGACACTGAAAACAGGGGAAGCACCACGTGGCACAGCAacctgggggggggggacaaatcAAGGTCATCATAGTATTATGATACATAATACTTGATGATTCATATACAGTAGATTACAATGTGATGAAACAACGTTTGTTCAGAGTGAAAATAGAGGTAAAACTATACAAAAATATATGTAAATAAACTCATTTTCAACACATATATTGTATATTGCCTCATCTTAATTCCTTCCCTCGTTTCTCCCACTTCCTCCCACTTagcctctccctctttccctcagtCCCACCACTAAGTGCTGGGTATGATTGAGACAGAGTGAGTCAGATCtcaactctccctctcttcttctctctctctctctagagagAGCTCTCAACATCAACAGATCACTCTAACGGAAAACCATCAACCATCAACCAGCCAGTGGTGAAAAAAGTATCccattttcatacttgagtaaagtaaagataccttaatagtaaatgacttaagtaaaagtgaaagtcacccagtaaaatactacttgagtaaaagtctaaaagtatttggttttaaatatacttaagtatcaaaagtatatgtaattgctcaaatatacttaagtatcaaaagtaaaagaaaaagtataaataatttcaaattccttatattaagcaaacccgacggcaccattttcttgttttatatttatttccggatagccaggggcccactccaacactcagacataatttacaaactaacCATGTGTGttaagtgagtccgccagatcagaggcagtagggatgaccagggatgttctcttgataagtgcgtgaatttgacaatttttctatcctgctaagcattcaaaatgtacttttgggtgtcagggaacgtcacgttcgttgagtaaaggattggaccaaggtgcagcgtggtatgcgtacatgtttaataaatataataaacacttgacaaaataacaacgCAACTGAACATGACGTTCTAAAGGCtatacatcaaacaagccaaacaaacagaaacaagatcccacaacataggtaggcaaaatggctgcctaagtatgatccccaatcagagacaaccatcgacagctgcctctgattgggaaccacacccggccaacatagatatagataacatagaattcacaccctgaccaaaccaactagagaaaaccgggctctcaaggtcagggcgtgacagggaaattgtatagagtaaaaagtacatcattttctttaggaatgtagtgaagtaaaagtaaaggttgtcaaaaatataaatagtaaagtactgatccccaaaaaactacttaagtagtccTTTAAAGTACTTTTAAGTAGTCCTttaaagtactttacaccactgtaacCGACTAATGAATATACAATAATGGCAAGGCAGGGATGGCAATAAATGATTTCAGTTTTCTCTCCTGTTCATTGTGGATGTTCATCAGGGCTGCCATAGGCAGTACCAAAATATGCTGTCCCCAGCAAAGCTAGAAtcgtcccagtaagcaaaatgatgTTGAAAATATatctaaaatacatattttccagatgttgaagttaggttcaatttaggttctgaatgaaagatGAAAAGGTATTTTCCGTATTTTTAAGATACATATTTTCCAGGACgttgaaaataaaatattttcattttccggacgttgaaatcaGGATAATTttttggttctgaatgaaagttgaaaataagaaattcatagacgtctatgtttgggccaaatcaaggctggtccagaccggacaaaatctgaaccaaacatagatgtctatgattggttcagatttggtccagactGGACCAAAAACCAATGTCAGTGGATGTGGAAATAAATGCCGGTCCAGAACTGCATCAGAAAAAGATGTCCAAAAGGCATCGGTGTTGGTCTGTTCTTACTtaggtgtagcctacagtgttgcctgaaatataattttatgaatgcccatatATGTGGTAAGTCTACCATTTGTAAAACCCCacaaaaggacatccagacagGAACAAAAAAATACATCCAAAAGACGTCAGCTCGTGCTCactggggtgtagcctaccatgtaTTTAaactctgaatatcagctacccaactttatcaggagttatcgcGAGCCTATTTGAAGCCTATTTGCAATGTATttacacagcaggaaatgcagaagtattttctgttttgctatgatcagcttgtcaaaaatTGACAGATACatacttgaaaccactgatcatgacaatggggtaaaactcctggacaacagttATGATTGTtcattccatattgtccattttacttttacctgtcctgtttttaggatatgttgtttgttaacatgacagctcattttttatttaattgggCGCCATTTaagttaggctatttgatcggagaaaTCTGCTTGATGTAAAAAGTGTCCGtttcattacattgtcatacattttatctccagcctgtagacTACAGAAAAAGCCTCATAAtctttctaccatatcctatATCTGCTACAGGATTTTTGTTAGATTATTTTTTTGATAGACGGAacattggtggagcgctgcagagatgcttctctccaacagcaccctggagaagcgcgctgggaatggacaagcaaaatatGCACCCCCCTAtacaaagtgggcactgcttatcaaagggcggcatcagcgctcacctaaaaagcccatatgccactggttgagagaaattgtcattgatttggggcagaattatgtgaggttttatgtgttgttgttggaggtgcgtaACGGTccgtttagctcagaaaatgccgcccTCGTCAATCTGCCGCTGTATCCCGCATAATGCGCCGTGATGTTCATGTAAAATGTCCTAATGAAACCAGCTCTATGCTTCCCTGTAACGCTGTACATTCATTATCTGGTGTCTCCGTTTTATTGACATTCCTGGAGCGCAGCCCCGTTGGTCTCCATGGTTCCTGATAACGTCACCCACTTAGCTCTGGCTTTCTGTTTGTAATTCTCCAATCAGGTCCCTCTTTAACCCCACCCCCATCCCCCTTCCAGTAAATGTCAGATTCGCACAGGAAAACACAGCTCAGACCCCTCCCCTGGTAAGCCTATTTCCTGCAGTGTTCTGGGTGGAGGTTGGGGCCGGGGCGTATGGTATCGGCTTAGTGGTTAAttatagtggttaagagcgttgtgccagtaaccgaaaggtcgctggttctaatccccgagccgactaggtgaaaaatctgtcgatgtgcccttaagcaaggcacttaaccctaattgctcttgtaagtcgctctagataagaccgtctgctcaatgactaaaatgtcaaggTCTTTGCATAGTACCAACAATGTTTTTCTCTCAGGAGTATATGAGGTGTAAGGCGCTCAGAACTAGTCTCTAGTTTGATTTAAATTGAACTGTATAATGAATATGTACTCTGACAGAATCGAAGAAAAAAAATAGTAATACAAATATACAttacaaaataaaaacattaaaaaaaaatatatatatatagatttggttctgggtttggAGATGAGCAAATTATGGAATTGACTCCATGTGACTTACAGGTACCCATGTCAGAGCAGCAGTCAAACAGTCCTGTGCTCCATTCCCCGGAGCTCTGGGTGGTGGTTACAGTAGTGATCTGCTGCTGGACAGCCATggctacaccacaccacacccaaGGGAGATgtagggagggtggaggagggagggggaggaaagaaagaaagaaagaaagaaagaaagaaagaaagaaagaaagaaagaaagaaagaaagaaagaaagaaagaaagaaagaaagaagaatgGAAACAtgaaggaagggagggaaggaggaaagggggggagagaggggagggagggagggagagagagagagagagagagagagagagagagagagagagagagagagagaaataaagaaaggaggaaggggaggaagagaagagaagagcttACATTTAGTAGGGAGAGAGATGTACTGGGCTGATAAGGGTTTTTTAAATGCAAGGATGTAGTTAGATATTATACATTTGCATGTTAAATGGTTAAATACTTTCTTGAACAATAACAatttcccaaaatgttttgctgttGCTGCAAACAACAGCATGTGCCTGTATCAAATAATGTCGAAAATTAATATTGAATAATACATACATTCATACGAAAAATAAAAACgattgaaaaacaaaacaaaacgtgctacttcatatatatatataacttatcTTGTCGAATCTTGAATGTTTTGTAAATAAAATGCAACCAACCAGGAACACTTATTTTCTAAATAACTATTCAAGTTTATATCCATCTCTAATCCAATAGTTCCGGTTTGTTGTGGGAAAAGTATAAACCCACCTCATTCGATTTAAACAAAAAGCCGTTAATAAGTCATGCAAATGAAATAACTTACTCTTTAATACATTAATATACATTTACAGATAAATTGAATTTCTCTTACCTTTCTTATTATTCAACTACAgcctgagtagagagagggtggACACTGCTTGCAGCAGAGAGAACAACTGTGTAGCAGCAGGCTTTCCAATGAAATGATGATCACGTCTATAATGTCATTGCGGAAACGCTGTAAAATCGGTTCCTATAATAAAAGTTGGCCTAGGTTACACTTTTGTATCTGCCTAAATCCACCATATTGTAGCAAAAAACCTTTAGGAGTACTTTAAGTTAGTGTGGGTCCAGTGACATATTGGTGGATATGAGGACAATATTGTTTCGATATAATCCGACAtagggtactagggggtaactagCCCCCTAAGAACAATATTtaattgctgacacaaaaaagcAACGTTTGGAAAAAAATTGGTATGTgaatgaaggtcatgcttaggcaaaTAAACTATAAATTGAAATAAatggctacagtttacacttttgtagttatttcatgaaatgttgtttttagaaaaggCTGTTTTTTTAAAGTACCAGGGTAAAAAGATTATGGCATAGGGTTTCACACAAGTGTGTTAAAATCCATTTAATCAATTATTATTTACAAATCCTTTAGTAAGTAATATTTAAAAGCTAAATCTAGTTGTCTTATTTTAATGGGGGGGGATTAAAATATGTCACCATTAATATCCGCACTATGAGGAGATGTCCCTTTTTTTAACTCACCTGCACATTAATTTTCTTTGTTCTTTCTTTGTTGTTCCTTTTCCATACAATCCATTATGTACAATTGCACTAAATATGATTTGAATAATGCAAGATTTTGAATCCCAGCAGTCTTTAAAATTACATTCAGAAGCAAAAGGTTTTCAATAGTTATTTTTAATTCATACAAAAATTAATTCATTGGAATATAATATTGGAATGTAATATAAATAATAAGGTTAAATAACATTGGAATATGACATTTAATAACAATAACTTATCTAATTAACTCAGTGTAACATTGATGTGGCAACTCTCTTACACTCTGCTATTGCACGATTCTAGTTTGTACCTGTAGGTCACAAATATCTCCAGTAAAATTGGAGCAAAACTCCTGAGCCCACGTCCTGCACTGCTCACACCTAATCCAGTCCCTACCTGTGACTGAAAACAGGGGGAGAGATGCCAATTGGAAAGCTCTCTCTTAAAAACATagatagctatctagctatatgaCATAAAATGCTGTGTAAAATAGCTAAAAGGCTATAACGTTACAttaacctctacaggatcggtgtcccgtatacgggacagttgagctaaagtgcgctaatgtgattagcatgactgttgtaagtaacagcacattttccaggacatagacatgtcttatatgggcagaaagctgaacttcttgttaatctaactgcactctccaatttacagtagctattacagtgaaaaaataccattctattgtttgaggagagtgcacaacaacaaaaaacgtatcatcgcaactggtttgatacattcatctctgaaggtaaataatgtacttactgtacattcagtaatcttgctctgatttgtcatcttaagggtcccagagataaaatgtagcctagttttgtttgataaaatccatttttatattcaaatgtaggaattggattctacagtttgaacccctgctgtctctgtctccacacCCAGCCATCTAGatatgtgaaagttagtgtataagctaatgatccatcatgtatgacattcctgggagtgtgtaaacttaaattttgtattaccataccatttttgtatgttctctatagttatgtacttgaaaatgtatcaattgaccaattcggcacatttgggcagacttcatacaaaatagtccagtattgcaatgcttcactggatcaatctgaaactttgcacacacactgcgtccatctagtggccaaaatctaaattgtgcctaaactgcaatattatattgtggcctttctcttgcatctgcaatattatattgtggcttttctcttgcatttcaaagatgatgaattTTTTTTaatatagaaaacgcatgtttttttgtttgtattatcttttaccagatgtaatgtgttatattctcctatatcaatttcacatttccacaatcttcaaagtgtttcctttcaactagtatcaagaatatgcatatccttgcttcaggtcctgagctacaggcagttagatttggataTGTCATTTTAGGAGAAAATGTatggtcagatccttaagaggttaactgtAAAGCTATCAGTCACTAGTGGAAATATTTACAACTGAAATTAAGTTATGTTATGGTAGTAAGGTTGCTAGCTAGCACTCCTAGCAGCTTatggtaactagctagctggctatcaaTTACTACTAGTGAagttgctagctagcaagttagcataaACTAGCGCTAACTGGGCTAGTCATTGTCTAAATGACAGGTTGAAACACATTCATAACCATAAAGGGGTAACTAGCCCCCAGGGGCCAGTTACCCCCTAGTAGGAGAGGGGGTGAGTTGCCACCAACACACTCATCCAACATATTACTACTTTACTCAAACATTatctacatttttctctctaaacaagtggattatttatcTTAAGGCTTTCCTACTTGTATATATTGTTTAAAATATATAGATCTAACTTCATTAGAATGTATCTACAACTTTTTCAAAATGTCAATAAATTTGATAAATTTACCACAAAATCGTTTTGTTGAAATATCTCAAAAAGTTGTGATGatacagaggacatttcttgtTCAGCAAGAACAGTGACAGTCAGGGAAAGTGTTGGGAAAATAATTTGGTGACATCTTGTGGTCTTTATGTGAATTACAGGGGGATGGTTACCCCCTACTACCTTACTCATATTATAATTGTTAGGGTCCCCCCTCTTTATAGCTGGGACAAACATATTTTCAGGATTTCACTAATAtcatcaaaataataataataataataaatcataGCACGTTTTTGGGCTCATTCAGTAGTTTTTACCTGATAAAGTAGAATCATGTTGAAAAATTATGTTAAAAGTACAATTTATATTCATAAAACATACATTGAAAATGATAGTGTTGCTGTttcctgttttttatttatttatggttgGTTGAGTGTCAAAACACCGGTTTTAGATATCCAAATTCATAATCAATATGTTGAAATAAGTCATGATACTTTGAAGACAAATACATGAAAGTTACTCCCTACATACAGGTCTCACACTCGTGTTCAGATTACTTGTATTTTGCTAAATTAGTACCTtataaaatacacacacaccaatattTACCAAGTGGTCACTCAAGACTGGAATTGATTAGCTTGTTCTACTGTAATCAATAGTGTGCGCAAATTAATCACTCACAACGAAATTGTATTGAAATCAATGGAACTGGGACCGTTTGCCCTCTTCTAACAGACAAATCTCAATAATATACTACATATATCGGTCGATAGATGACAACCTGTCATAGACATTTATcaacgtacagtgcattcggaaagtattcagaccccttcactttctccacattttcttACTTTACAgcaaatttatataaaaaaatataaaataaaaacagaaataccttatttacataaatattcagaccctttgctatgagacttgaaatttagctcaggtgcatcctgtttccattgatcatccttgagatgtttcaaaaaattcattggagtccacttcgctctggataagagcgtctgctaaatgactaaaatgtacatgtaaatttggaaaggcacacaccagtctatataaggtcccacagttgacagtgcatgtcagagcaaaaaccaagacattaggtcgaaggaattgtccggagagctccgagacaggattgtgttgaggcacagatctggggaagggtaccaaaaaatgtctgcagcattgaaggtccccaagaacacagtggcctccattatttttaaatggaagaagtttggaaccaccaagactcttcctagagctggcctcccggccaaactgagtaatcgggggggaagggccttggtcagggaggtgaccaagaacccaatggtcactctgacagagctccagagttcctctttgaagatgggagaaccttccagaaggacaaccatctctgtagcactccagagcgctcaggacctcagactggggcgaaggtttaccttccaacaggacaacaaccctaagcacacaaccaagacaacgcaggagtggcttcgggacaagtctctgaatgtccttgagtggcccagccagagcccggacttgaactcgatcgaacatctctggagagacctgaaaatagctgtgcacctacactctccatccaacctgacagagcttgagaggatctgcagagaagaatgggagaaactccccaaatacaggtgtaccaagctagtagcctcatacccaagaagactcaaggctgtaatcactgccaatggtgcttcaacaaagtattgagtaatgggtctgaatatttatgtaaatgtggtatttcagttttagatttttataaattagcaaaaatttataaaaaactgtttttgcttagtcattatggggtatcaaTTTTatataaggctgtaaagtaacaaaatgtggaaaaagtcaaggggtctgaatacttttcgaatacACTGTATAATATGTGGTCGTAATTCTGCTAAAACtgcactagatggccatgtcccAACTGTTTTAGGATCGTGCTTAAAAGAGCCTTGAACGTCACTTAAGTTCACACATGTTCTTCCCCTGTTAGTCCTAATTCGAATTGAATTTAAAAAGTGATTGTATCGAATTTATTGTATTATATTATTTTTATGTTTATTGATAGAGTACATTATTTATGTGGTAGCATAAAGGGCCTATACCCCTCAGAGTAAAATACCTATGCTGTATCATAGCAGCACATGTTGATGGAGAAATGTTATTGTTTAGCATGAGTTTTGGTTATTTAGATACCCAAAAGCATATAGTCTCCAGTTGAAGATGGGGAAAGTACTATATTGAAATGTGGGCAATGGGCACTGTGCACACTCGCGCACTTTTGtggttgacagacagacagccagagagagagagagagagagagagagagagagagagagagagagagagagagagagagagagagagaggagggagagagagagagagagagagagagagagagagagagagagagagagagaattctcaCACACAGACGAGACCATTGCATTGAATGTCTTGGATGTACTCAGATTGATGAGATGATCACTCGATTTTTACAGGCGTTGGAAACTATGAGAAGGCAGAGGCCACGATGAAAAACTCCACCAATACCCTAAATACAGCATCAAAAGAGGA contains:
- the LOC121572976 gene encoding cornifelin homolog A; protein product: MAVQQQITTVTTTQSSGEWSTGLFDCCSDMGTCCCATWCFPCFQCQTASHYGWCVCMPLLDPCAFMAVSCCMRSSMRERYGIQGSTCVDVGLVCCCYACAWCQMAREVKTRTTSGIQQVNMVTQQLHVA